The Deltaproteobacteria bacterium DNA window AGCCATTCCATGGCTTTTTGCATGGCTCGTTCCTCCACGCGCAACCGATGACCGGCCCCCTCGATGAGAAAAAGGTCTGCTTCTCCCCGAACCTTGTCATAAAGTTTTCTGGCATGATTTATGTTGACAACGTCATCTTCCGTGCCGTGAATAATGAGCAATGGCCGGGGAGGAATCCGACCAATCCATTTTAAAGGCTTCACGGTCCGAAACCCATCCTTCCAGTCTTTAAGCGAAAGTGGGAAATTGGCATCTCTGATGATCCCCACATCCCGGCAATGGCTCAAAAAGTCTACCAGGCTTTTGCCCGTGATCAGGTCCCGGAACTCAGCCGGAGAAGCGCATGAGACCAGGGCCGCAACTTCTTTTCGTTGAGCAGCCACGTAGATGGATACAGCTCCTCCTCCACTGAAGCCCACGAGGAAGATCCGCGTTGGGTCTACTTCCGGGCGATGGATAAAATAATCTAAAGCTCCTTCCAAATCCCGGGTCCATCCCAAAAGGTCAAAATTTCCTTCGCTCAACCCGGCTCCGCGGAAATTGAAGATCAGGACTGCAAAACCTTCCTGGCAGAAGCGTTCGGCCAATAAAGGGTACCCCCGGTCATCCGGTTCTTTAACTTTGGCCGGGATCCCATGGCAGACGATCAGGCCCGGAAAGGGGCCGGTTGGCCCGGCAGGGATATATACTTCCCCTTTGATATTCAACCCGTCGCTCTTCCAAGAAACTTTTTTGACTTTCATGATTAATTAAATAGCCACAGAGTTCACAGAGAACCCAGAGGTAAAAATACCGTAAACCGTTAGGCACAAGGGGAAAGGGGTAAAAATCTTGGCGCGTAGCGCTATGCGCTCTGCGTTTTTTCAGTGCCCTCGGTGTTCCTATACAATCCAGTTATAATGATTTACCGCAGAGCACGCAGAGGGCACAGAGATTTTTTTTTATTCTTAAATACCATTCCGGCAACTGTATGGCCCGCCCTCTTTTTATTTATATTTACCTCGGCGGTCTCAGCGCTCTCTGTGGTTAATGGGTTTGGCATTTTTATGGTCGGCCCAGGACAAAGACGCAGGCGATCGACCCTGGGCCTCCCAAGGTATGGGTGAGGCCAAAGTCGGCTTTTTTCACCTGGCGCTTTCCGCTACGGCCCCGCATCTGGTTGACCACGTCCGCCACCATGCGCACACCCGTTGCCCCTACTGGGTGGCCGCAAGATTTCAGCCCTCCGCTGGTGTTAACCGGAAGATCCCCATTCAATGCCGTTACCCCTTCCCCAATGATCTTTCCTCCTTCGCCGCGGCCACAAAATCCTAAGTCTTCATAATTCACTAACTCCGTGATGGTAAAACAGTCATGCACCTCGGCGACGTGGATTTCTTTACGGGGATCTTTAATACCGGCTTGACGATAGGCCGTGGCCGCAGCCTCCCGCGTGGACTTGAAACCCAGAAAATCATTGTCTTCTTGGAAGGCCATGCTGAAGTACCCGTAGGTCACGGCCAGGCCCATTCCTTTGATCAGGATGTAATCTTTTTTCAGATCTTTAGCAATTTCCGGGGTGGTCAAGATAGCCGCGGCCGCCCCGTCTGTTGTGGGGCAGCAGTCAAAGAGGCCAAGAGGGTCCACCACCATGGGGGCTTTTAAGACCGTATCTTCGGTGATGGGAGAACGGAAATGAGCCTTGGGATTCAACGATCCGTTGTAATGATTCTTTACGGCCACTTTGGCCAGAGTCTCTTTGTTGTACCCATATTGGTGAAAATATCGGGTGGCGATGGGGGCAAAAATCCCCGGGGCTGTTCTCCCCTTAGAGATGACCGGGTGGGTCTCGTGGATATGCCGGGCGACCAAACTACCCCGCGGCGGAACCTCGCGCATCTTTTCCACGCCCACAGCCAGGACCATTTTGTATTCCCCCGAGGCCACCCCAAAGGCGGCATTCCGCACCGCCTCCATCCCCGAGCAGCAGTAAGCGGAGACGCGGGTCACGGGGCGGGGATAAAAGTTCAGGGGTTCGGCCAGCGAAGCGCCGGCGTCTCCTTCAAGACCGGTGAGCCCGGGAGAAAGAGTCCCCAGCCAGGCGGCATCCATATCTTTCGTTTCCAAACCGGCATCGGCATATGCTTCATATACCGCTTCTAAGGCCATATCTTGATAAGTCATTTCAAAATTTTCGCCGAATTTTGTTGCCCCTACGCCGATGATGGCAACACGGTCTTTAATACTCATCCTAACCTCCATTTCTTAAGCTCTCAGCCATCAGCGATCAGCTGTCAGCTTTTTTCCTGCGGGCGAAGTTTCCAGAAGTAGTTGTAGAATCCATCCCCTTGGTGGAACCTGCGGAAAGTCAGCTCCACCGGCATGCCAATCTTTACCTGAGCCGGGTCGCAATCCGTCAGTTGGCCGTAGAAACGGCCTCCCCCGTCCATGTCGACCACGGCCATGACGGTGGGGGGGTCTGGACTGGGGTAAAGGTGGTCTTTGGCAAAAGTGTATATCTTCCCGCTCCTGGGAAGCTTGGCGTCCTCATATTCATCCTTGGCATTACATTTCTGGCAAACCCTGCGCCGCGGGTAAGCAAACGTGCCGCATTTTTTACAGCGGGTGCCGTACAGTTGCAGGTTCTGTTTCTTTTCCTTCCAGAGAAGCGCCCAGGAAGAATAGGGGATCAGAGGTTTATTGGAAAGGGTGCCCTGAAATTTGAGAAATTTCTCGTAGTTGGTCAAGGGTTTTTTGTAGCTCAGGTAGCTGGTTACGCCCCGCTTTTCCTTCAACCTTTCTATTTCGGGAGTGACCTGCAATAGAAAGGCGTCGCTGTTCCCCGC harbors:
- a CDS encoding alpha/beta fold hydrolase, whose translation is MKVKKVSWKSDGLNIKGEVYIPAGPTGPFPGLIVCHGIPAKVKEPDDRGYPLLAERFCQEGFAVLIFNFRGAGLSEGNFDLLGWTRDLEGALDYFIHRPEVDPTRIFLVGFSGGGAVSIYVAAQRKEVAALVSCASPAEFRDLITGKSLVDFLSHCRDVGIIRDANFPLSLKDWKDGFRTVKPLKWIGRIPPRPLLIIHGTEDDVVNINHARKLYDKVRGEADLFLIEGAGHRLRVEERAMQKAMEWLRKIAFSNQQKNFINGFAYR
- a CDS encoding acetyl-CoA acetyltransferase, which gives rise to MSIKDRVAIIGVGATKFGENFEMTYQDMALEAVYEAYADAGLETKDMDAAWLGTLSPGLTGLEGDAGASLAEPLNFYPRPVTRVSAYCCSGMEAVRNAAFGVASGEYKMVLAVGVEKMREVPPRGSLVARHIHETHPVISKGRTAPGIFAPIATRYFHQYGYNKETLAKVAVKNHYNGSLNPKAHFRSPITEDTVLKAPMVVDPLGLFDCCPTTDGAAAAILTTPEIAKDLKKDYILIKGMGLAVTYGYFSMAFQEDNDFLGFKSTREAAATAYRQAGIKDPRKEIHVAEVHDCFTITELVNYEDLGFCGRGEGGKIIGEGVTALNGDLPVNTSGGLKSCGHPVGATGVRMVADVVNQMRGRSGKRQVKKADFGLTHTLGGPGSIACVFVLGRP